Genomic segment of Primulina tabacum isolate GXHZ01 chromosome 11, ASM2559414v2, whole genome shotgun sequence:
TCGGAGTCGCTTTTGTCCTCAGCACAGACCGTGAAGCTATGACTGTTGGTAATAGAACAGGCTGAATTCCCTCGATCAATTTCAACTGCGATTCTCATGCCTTCATGTCTCtgaataaaaaacatttatcgaATGTATTATACACACACTTTCTAATGCATCTAATCTAATTAACAATGTATGTTTcatgtttttctttttaaatctaATACTTTCAAAcatgaaattaaaatttgatcatGATATCATTCCATTCCAAATATGAAAAGTTCAATACAAAtgagattttttaaaaaaattggaagCATTTATTAATTGATAATCTGTCATGTACAAAATAAAAACTTCATTTTCGATTATATATAAGAGAATTTTTCTGAAAGCCTTTCATTTGCTTCTGTTCCATGGAAGTTTGATTTTCCCAAAATATATCCTAATTTTTAATCTGATTCTTCTTCTGACTATTAATTTAATCTCTCATCTCTTCAACAAGTTTAGTAATGATCATAACAACCCCATTGTCCTGATGGAGAAGAAAACCTATTATCAACTTTACGAGAAACTTCCAAACGAACAATTTCAATGGAATATGTTTGATCAATAGTAAGCTACAGCAACAATTACATTAACCATTCGAATCGAAACCATAAAATTTATGGCGTACAAAGATCACACAGGTCATGAAATGAGAGTTGTACGTATAGAGAAAGAACTAGTAAAATCACAAACAACTAGCGGAACCAAAAACAGATGCTCGGGGAAATCTAAAACTCACCTGTGCTTGGAGTTTCAACCGTGCATTATCTTCAATCAGCTCTGATTCCTGGAAGTTTTAGACAACATTTTACGGCCATTAATGTTTTGGATAAATTAAAATCAAGGTTATAAATCAGGTCTGGTTTCAGTACATGCCTTAGACTTGAGGATGCTGatttcattcaagaacttctcATCCTGTGACATTCAAATATAGCAATTAAGTTGCAATTTTAAGCATAACATGCAATATAATTTCGTAATTGtatatataatgaaatatatatgcgacataacaaattatattttttcagtAAATATGCTTGGAATTTAAACATTACTGAAAagtaaatgaatttaaaataattctcataAATTATTCTTATTGCATTAGCAGTAGTAATAGACCCTAAGTGGACTAAAGAGCCTAATAGAATTGAAAAAACCTAACCTTAAATTTTCCAACTCGGGTTAATCCACCTTCCACATATTTCTCTAGTCTCATCAAATCGTCCAAGCTAAGTCCTTCAAGCTCTTCTCCCTTGAGTTGCCTGTCGGGATAAATTCGTTCCAGGGATCATTTCGATATGTGTATACGTATAGATTGAACAAGCCACATGAGTGAGGAGATGCTACAACATACTGTAACTCGATAGTCCGCTTCACAATTTCCTTGTTGAGCATGTCATGCCTGGTGCCTGCGGCCTGAAACGACAAATAAGAGTGAAATTATATGTTTGGAAAGGTTATTAGGGCTAGAAAACACACAAGGTTTTTCCCTCGCGCAATACacgtaatatcaaatattatcagACAAAATTCTGTTATGGCCCTTTGAAACAGATGGCATTATCAAAGAGAACCTCAAGTTCTTGTAGATGATTCGAGGCTCGTTGAAGATAATATTTCGATCCATTAGCAGATTGCTTTTTTAGATCATTCTTTGGTTGATTTTATTACAAATAAGCAAAAATCTCATAGATACAGGATCCAGGTCTAGCTAGAGATGATTTGGCTCTATAAATGCTTTGATATCCACATGACTTGTGTAATATTGTTTGCAtgtaaattgtttttaaatcaACTCTAAAATCACAAGCCATTgatttttgatcatgtatatcataaGCCAGTACCTTTACGGAAAGACTACGTCCGGTAAAGGTAGATCTTTAGATAAAGAAAGATAGCATCTTTGCCATTTGACATTTCATCTGTTTCGATTTCTAAACACGTTCTCCTCTTGCAAGAGAGCCTTAGCCATAGTGTTAAGCTTGCTAACTAACACCTTTACTAATAAATCTATACCCTTTGCTAATTCGTATGTACTGTCTAAGATATTTGCTTATTAGGTTTTTTCTGTACTTTCCAATAACTAATAATTGACAAGTTCCGCCATTGCTCTCGCAATCTATCGTACGCCATGAGTATATAGTGAAGATTAGAATATTAGATATATAAGATCGATAAATTTATGGATACTATAGCCCTATGTTTTATGTGTTCTTTAAATATCTTAAGATTGTTTTTGCAAGAAGAAAATGTGATTGTTTTGCATTTGTTTGAAATCTTGCACACGCACAAATTGAGAACATGATAACTGGTCTATTGGCATTAAGGTAAAGTAAAGTAAAGTGATGATCATACTCCTATACCTCCATAAATCTTGGGATACTTTCTGTTTTCTGCATGGTTACTTTATTTATTGATGcttgctttaaaataatttcttaaaatacATTTCAGTTTTTAGAAAATTATCTTGAGCGGTTTCTTGCTCAGGTCTAAGGGCCGAATCTAAAGCATCGTGCTCAATTCGAGCTTCGAGCAATATTTCAATAACatagctattgcagctcatttgTATTTTCAGTACAGAAAGGTATATTAGCCCGTCCTCCTCTATATCGTTTCCATCTATAAATCAGTCCGAATATGATTACAAATATATGTACACAAAACACTTGAAATGATCTTCATTTTTTAAAGTTTTGTGCACGTTATAAGTGAAATTATATCCAAATTTTGAGTTGGACCAAGCACTAACAGTCTACACTCAACAAAAATCCTACTTAATTCCTAATCAACTAAAGAGCATAGAAATGATAAACCATAAATGAGCGTTTTTTCCTTTGAATTTGGCAAATCAAGAACGTATTTTTTCTGTGTTGATATCTTCTATTGTCAGGAAACctttaaaattctttaaaaaatattgcTTTATAATAATCATAAACAAAAAAGTAAGCATACACAAATTGTTGGAATTCTAGTCGGAAATCGTTTGAAGTTTTTCTGAATCAAGATTCAAAGAATTCATCAGGCATTTGGTATTATAATTAGTCCATGTACAAAGTAACTATAATAAAGTATATATATTACCCTTCTATTTAGTATAACATAGCTACATAAATATGTCGGTCTCACGTGCGGCATCTGtagataataaatatgaaaataaagaataaattgaaaACACCAAGATTTATGTAGaaaatctttaaaattattGGGGTAAAAACCACagacaagatgaaaagaatttcactataatattttatggtgtacaaccactcactgtgtttctaAAAAGAACGCACagtctcttaatacaggagaacaaacaacACCTAattaatattatagaactaCGTCCTCAAATGTTATAAGATAAGAGAAAATACTTGATGCAGAAATGTTATCTGAATGAGGGGACGAAGCTCTGTTTATAGAGTTCCTCGTTCGTATGAAACCGTGTATTGGCAATTTCCTTCAATCTACAATTTTCAACAAAGTATGCCCCATCCACCACCATAAATCCTTGTCTGCCACCAACCTGCAATCAAGTTGCTGACATTTTTCCCACTTGAAGATTTGATTGATAATCAAATACATCTCCAAAAATCCTTTCAATCTTACTATttcctgctgcttacgtttcttctatgccacttgaggatctacacaaTTCAATATTATTCGTATTCACTGgtttggtcagaaaatcagatACATTGTCCTTTGTATGAATTTTCTACATATTCACACTtctttcttctactacttctcgcacaaaatgaaattgaactccaatgtgtttagtcctCGAACGAAAAGCTGGATTCTCTGCGATGTATATAAGACACTCTGACTATCACAAAACAAATGAATTTTTTCTTGTTTGTGCCAGATTTTCTCCAATAATCTTTTAATTCATATTGCCTCCTACAAGCTTGAGTAGCTACCATATATTATGTCTatgttgtagataacgccacaactgtttgcagttttgaaactCAGCTTACTATTCCCCCTGCAAGTATAAACACATAAACAGTAGTAGATTTTCTCTTATCAGGTTTacatgcataatctgaatcgacatagcctttgagtgtaaaatctgattcttcataacataatgcagcatttgaggtatctttaatgtatctaaggatcttcataacagtgctccaatgctctcgtccaggattcgccatataccgactaactgctcccactgcttgagcaatgtctggtcttgtacagatcatggcgaacatcaaatttcccactgctgatgcatatggtacttgAAACATCTCCATCTTCTCTATTTCACTACTAAGACACagctcggaggataacttgaagttaacaggaggGAGGTCGAGATTGGCTTACTGTCTTGCATATTGAAACTTTACaaaactttcttcaaataattgttCTCGGAAAGCCAAATTTTTCTGTTATttctgtctcggtgaacttgtatccctagaatcttgtttacTGATCCCAAgtctttcatatcaaattccctaacCAAACATGCCTTTAATTATTGGACTTGATCTTTGTTGGTGCCTGCTACAACATGTCATTCACATACAActgcaaaatgatataatcatcaccagaccttTTGATATATGCTTGTATCCAAGGCTCGTGATATATGAAGCagatctcttgtaccaacatcCTGGCGCTTATTTGAGACCATGGTTCGCTGTCGCGGTCGCGGAGATCGGAATGGATGCTATCGTTCCAGTTACAATGAAATTTCGCGGAAcgggtatttaaaaaaaatattataaatatataaaaattaaaaattttggaaaatatttagaaatataaaaattaaaataaatatcatttaaataaattgtttgatgtaaataaaaaatttaaatatttttagaattttattaaCAATTTATTGAACACAATTTATATcgtcattatatttaaaatatttccaaccatatcaaaaattaaatatactattaaaaattatttgtatttaattaattaaaactttaaaatattttcgattGGATATATATAAGTTCGCACAAATTTGAATCAATTTAGAGTGATGGACTAATAATAAACATCAAATCTTATATAGAGTGAtgttacaaattatttaacatcaattaaaatagaaatattttataattaacttAGTTTTTTTCACACTTTGTAATGAAAATTTCTCAATAGAAATAGTTGACTTGCAATCTCTTCTTTATTAGTAATCCATTGATGGATGCAGCGAGAAGAAGACTCAAGATTCACCATCTCACATCAACCGATGTGCTTTGCTTTTCAATGTTCCTAGTGAAATTAATGTTAAGCTTATTAAATTACTCATATCATATGATAATATAATAACAATGAGAAATGAAATATAAGTTgatgaaaacaaatatttatatAGAAAGGTACATGTAAATGTTATATCATCGAGAAAGTAAAGATACGTGCATTAGGACCTACAATTGCATTATGTGTACTAGAAAGCAAAGATACGTGCATTATTAAATCCGTCGCTGATTCGAATTTGCGACGGTGTTATGAAAAACCGTCGCgaaatttagcgacagtttttatttaaccgtcgccgattttaatttagcgacggttttattaaaCCCGTCGTCGat
This window contains:
- the LOC142519019 gene encoding MADS-box protein SVP-like, which translates into the protein MVRQKIQINKIDNLTARQVTFSKRRKGLFKKAQELSVLCDAEIALIVFSATGKLFDFSSTSMMQLIERYTVKTEKSNNLSQQPLLIDQQAAGTRHDMLNKEIVKRTIELQQLKGEELEGLSLDDLMRLEKYVEGGLTRVGKFKDEKFLNEISILKSKESELIEDNARLKLQAQRHEGMRIAVEIDRGNSACSITNSHSFTVCAEDKSDSDTSLRLCL